A single genomic interval of Oceanithermus profundus DSM 14977 harbors:
- a CDS encoding peptidoglycan D,D-transpeptidase FtsI family protein, with product MNAASVQRVWALTFLLAAWAALLTMGLASILRTAPLPSSGWPEPARPQPVVPPRGAIYAADGTPLALSLLSGDRVYPMGTLAGQVVGYVKGKRDPESGRINTAGELEAGQAGAERAMEGRLARAGDVYLTIDPALQTFAEEALWKGVEASGAEWGTAIVMETKSGRLLAVANAPAFDPGAPRGAPGDDPRLTNYAFERLIEPGSTMKALTAAALLQAGAARMDDVVDAPMRRKVADRTIRDVVHHPSRLSLAQVLAYSSNVGMSTFAERIDARTLTGFHRKLHLYDGDLLPGFRVWAPLYRPPEQVGEVELANLSFGQGLSVTPLHLAAAFNTLANDGVYVPPALVEPVGAPRTERVFRPEVARELRAVLSEFNAPRARLRGYDLGGKTGTAQISTGRGYEDSETYAALYAGFVPASRPRVTVLVVLYRPQTSIFGSKVAAPIFREIAARALAYWGVPPASVRLGSGE from the coding sequence GTGAACGCCGCCAGCGTTCAGCGCGTCTGGGCGCTGACCTTTCTGCTCGCCGCCTGGGCCGCGCTGCTCACGATGGGCCTCGCGAGCATCCTGCGCACGGCGCCGCTGCCCAGCAGCGGCTGGCCCGAACCCGCGCGGCCGCAGCCGGTGGTGCCGCCCCGCGGCGCGATCTACGCCGCCGACGGCACCCCGCTCGCCCTCAGCCTGCTCAGCGGCGACCGCGTCTACCCCATGGGGACGCTCGCCGGGCAGGTCGTGGGCTACGTCAAGGGAAAACGCGACCCCGAAAGCGGCCGCATCAACACCGCGGGCGAGCTCGAGGCCGGCCAAGCCGGCGCGGAACGCGCCATGGAAGGCCGGCTCGCGCGGGCGGGGGACGTCTACCTGACGATCGATCCGGCGTTGCAGACCTTCGCCGAGGAGGCCCTCTGGAAAGGGGTCGAGGCCAGCGGGGCCGAGTGGGGAACGGCGATCGTCATGGAAACGAAGAGCGGGCGCCTGCTGGCCGTGGCCAACGCCCCCGCCTTCGACCCCGGTGCGCCCCGCGGGGCTCCGGGCGACGACCCGCGGCTCACTAACTACGCCTTCGAACGGTTGATCGAACCGGGTTCGACGATGAAGGCGCTCACCGCCGCCGCCTTGCTGCAGGCGGGCGCCGCCCGCATGGACGACGTCGTCGACGCGCCGATGCGGCGCAAGGTCGCCGACCGCACGATCCGCGACGTCGTCCACCATCCGTCCAGGCTCAGCCTGGCCCAGGTCCTCGCCTACTCCTCGAACGTGGGCATGAGCACCTTCGCCGAGCGCATCGACGCCCGCACCCTGACCGGCTTCCACAGGAAGCTGCACCTCTACGACGGCGACCTGCTGCCCGGCTTCCGCGTCTGGGCGCCGCTCTACCGCCCCCCCGAACAGGTGGGCGAGGTGGAGCTGGCCAACCTCTCCTTCGGCCAGGGGCTCTCGGTGACGCCGCTGCACCTGGCCGCGGCCTTCAACACCCTGGCCAACGACGGCGTCTACGTTCCCCCGGCGCTCGTGGAACCGGTGGGCGCGCCGCGGACCGAGCGGGTCTTCCGCCCCGAGGTGGCCCGCGAGCTGCGTGCGGTGCTGAGCGAGTTCAACGCCCCCAGGGCGCGCCTGCGCGGCTACGACTTGGGCGGGAAGACCGGCACGGCCCAGATCTCGACCGGCCGCGGCTACGAAGACTCGGAAACCTACGCCGCCCTCTACGCCGGCTTCGTGCCCGCGAGCCGGCCCCGCGTCACCGTCCTGGTGGTGCTCTACCGCCCCCAGACCTCCATCTTCGGCTCCAAGGTGGCCGCGCCCATCTTCCGCGAGATCGCCGCCCGCGCCCTCGCCTATTGGGGGGTACCGCCCGCTTCGGTTAGACTGGGTAGTGGTGAGTAA